Genomic DNA from Syntrophales bacterium:
TCGGGATTGGGAACAACACTCTTCGTCCCTAACCCATGCAGGGTGGCAGTTGAGGAAATTCCAGTCGCCCTACGGGCTCCTTCCATTTCCTCATCTCTTACTGTAAGGTTCATAACTGCAACTTCTTTCTTTTCCATTTACTTTTCTCCTCCCCCGCCCTACACTAAACTATTGTTGGGGAAGTGTCTCACTTATATTGGCACAGAGGGAAATGACCTCTCAGATAAATCCTGGCGATGCTTAATATCTCTCCTTGCGTCTCTGCTCACGGCTTCTTTCAGAATTACTTCGAGCTCTTCCTGTCTTACGTGTCGTTTAAGAGATCGACCATCTTTGATGAACTCGTAAAAAGTCAGCCGGCCGATCTCCAGGAAAAACCGGCTGAAAATGTAGATTCGGAAAACTTCTTACCCAAATTACTCAAAAGAGCGCAATATTGTTCTTTCACATAGAAACATAGACGAGAAACACACCGATATGTCCATTCCTGGATGGGTTTTGGAGAGATTTTCGCCCTCCTGAACGCAGTTGCCCGGAAGATGTTGATGCCAACTGCCTTCAAGGTGGCGCAGAGACGCACAGCTTCCATACCCCGGACACGAAGGTTTTTAACACCTGTTTTTCTGTCATACTCAGACATGGTCGCTTCTACGCCTGCCCTCCACCGGTATTTGTCTTTGAATTCTTCGGTCTTCTCGCACGCCCTGCGCATGGCGATTCGCCAGACCTTGTCTTCATAGCGAAGATAATAATGTTTCTTCCCTGCCTTGACAGGGCACTTGTCTCTCTTTGGACAACTGTCGC
This window encodes:
- a CDS encoding transposase; translated protein: SDDNCETAKELGTEVIAPTMGSQKEDVIPLSDFTFSEKGKVISCPEGHAPVSVKHKKNRHTAAFKIDHCDSCPKRDKCPVKAGKKHYYLRYEDKVWRIAMRRACEKTEEFKDKYRWRAGVEATMSEYDRKTGVKNLRVRGMEAVRLCATLKAVGINIFRATAFRRAKISPKPIQEWTYRCVSRLCFYVKEQYCALLSNLGKKFSESTFSAGFSWRSAG